A genome region from Triticum aestivum cultivar Chinese Spring chromosome 2B, IWGSC CS RefSeq v2.1, whole genome shotgun sequence includes the following:
- the LOC123040087 gene encoding uncharacterized protein isoform X2, protein MALRSLLRKMPALGSRSLPMAPSKLPVHALSPAAGSRLFHHGATGHIMYSGESLARLRENTKLEKARLEKDMMELNKRMEDWHKINNSHDWRQDEDYINFRKKLRRIEVACNVVLLITVPGTAAMLYNLF, encoded by the exons ATGGCGCTGCGGTCTCTTCTCAGAAAGATGCCGGCCCTTGGTAGCAGGTCGCTGCCGATGGCCCCCTCTAAGCTGCCCGTGCACGCGCTCTCCCCGGCAGCAGGTTCTCGCCTCTTCCACCATGGTGCTACG GGACACATCATGTATTCTGGAGAGTCATTGGCCCGATTGCGGGAGAATACAAAGCTCGAGAAAGCTAGGCTAGAAAAGGACATGATGgaattaaacaaaagaatggaggATTGGCATAAAATCAATAATAG CCATGATTGGCGTCAGGATGAAGACTACATAAATTTCCGCAAGAAACTTCGTAGAATAGAGGTGGCGTGCAATGTTGTTCTTTTGATAACCGTGCCTGGAACTGCTGCAATGCTGTATAATTTATTTTAG
- the LOC123040087 gene encoding uncharacterized protein isoform X1, whose protein sequence is MALRSLLRKMPALGSRSLPMAPSKLPVHALSPAAGSRLFHHGATQGHIMYSGESLARLRENTKLEKARLEKDMMELNKRMEDWHKINNSHDWRQDEDYINFRKKLRRIEVACNVVLLITVPGTAAMLYNLF, encoded by the exons ATGGCGCTGCGGTCTCTTCTCAGAAAGATGCCGGCCCTTGGTAGCAGGTCGCTGCCGATGGCCCCCTCTAAGCTGCCCGTGCACGCGCTCTCCCCGGCAGCAGGTTCTCGCCTCTTCCACCATGGTGCTACG CAGGGACACATCATGTATTCTGGAGAGTCATTGGCCCGATTGCGGGAGAATACAAAGCTCGAGAAAGCTAGGCTAGAAAAGGACATGATGgaattaaacaaaagaatggaggATTGGCATAAAATCAATAATAG CCATGATTGGCGTCAGGATGAAGACTACATAAATTTCCGCAAGAAACTTCGTAGAATAGAGGTGGCGTGCAATGTTGTTCTTTTGATAACCGTGCCTGGAACTGCTGCAATGCTGTATAATTTATTTTAG